The Acipenser ruthenus chromosome 28, fAciRut3.2 maternal haplotype, whole genome shotgun sequence sequence acTCTTGATAATTGAGTATCTCTCAAATGTATTTGAAGAAAATGTTTGAACaactgctcaattccttgtgtaagGCGTTGAACTGGAAGTGAAGCATGTTTTGTTTAGGTTATGTTGGAATTTAGCCAAACCCACTGATAGtgtgtatcaatcaatcaatcaatcaatcaattgtttttatatagcgcctttcatagtggaccaccctCAGAAAGCACTTAAAGTgtacatataattaaaaaataaaattagccagtaacttatatatatatatatataaaatttttaTTTATGAGCAATACAACATGGGTATACAGATCTTAGTTTTAGAAAAAGGATCCAGAAGGAATAGATCATTAACCAAGTTATCCTGTTTCAAAGATGCCAGAGGTGTCAGTAACAGCATCACATTGAGTTCCAATGTTCAATTTACAgaatacaaaaaagaacattgtaaTTAAAATGCATACAGAAGTAAAGTCAGTTATTCCTTATAAAATAGTACAAATGGCAGTTCTGAAATTTGTAGAAATTAGCAGCTTTCAGTTAAGGGACTATTCTGTAGACAGGCTCAAGGCAGACTAGTTAACTATCCCTACAATGCCACTGGTTAGTATCCCCTTTGCCCTAGGATCCTATTTTATTCCGTCTAGATCACAAATTGACTGGAGGAGGGACGAACCTTTTTAGGAGGATTGTCAGATCAGATCAAGATTAAAACAAGAGCATACTTTCCTGTTTAATTTAAATCTCAGCTTGGATTAGATTCTTTTGGCAGATGAGTAATTTTAACGTACTTTTTTCGTGTGCTGTTGGTTGTGTTTTGGATAAGAGTATTTTGGCAGGTTACAGATTTACAGTAAGAGATATTTTAACTTACTGTTTTGGATAAGAGTATTTTGGCAGGTTAGAGATTTACAGTAAGAGATATTTTAACTTACTTTTTTCGTGTGCTGTTGGTTGTGTTTTGGATAAGCGTATTTTGGCAGGTTATAGATTTACAGTAACTTTAGTGGCATTTTAACTTTCTATTTCAGAGCATCAAGACTGTATACAAAGATGTGTTCCGATGAGAACCGTGGCGCGGAATCTCCAAGCCACAGTTGAACTTCTGTTTGAAGCAGTGCTGCTGGTTGTGGTTTGGATAAGAGACTTTTGGCAGGTGATATAATTGAGAGCGCATACGATTATACGTTCCCTTTCAGATGTTGATTAGGATACGAGGCACCTGGCGGATAAGAGATTATATAACTATTTTCATATCactacagatgtacagtaaacaGAGGTATGATGAGCAGATACAAGAACTCTCCTGACATTCTTAAGTAGTTTTGTTGTACGTGGTTCAATTACATTAATCATTTTAAAGCCTCTCCAACAGCAGGGATATTACACAAAAGTGACACTTGAGAATCAAGTGGCCAAATTGGCAAGACTTAaactgtgctttttttatttcttttttatgaaaAGCACTGCTCAGGAATATGCTTAATATCCCAGATTGCAGCATGGAAATCTGTGAACACTTACTGAAGATCAGAACTCTCTTATCAGAGAAACACTACTTTTACCAGAAATGAGATGTGCTTGATTCAGCCAGGAGGCTCCTATGTACTAGGTCAGCTTCTTAAAATAGGATATTCTTCCCAACAAAATTCACAGaagaacaaacaaagcaaaaGCCAGAGACAGACGATAAAGTGAATCTCTGCTATACAGTTTATGTTGTACTTAAAATACTGAGCCAGCAGCACAGCCCCAATTAGTAAGGCAATACCCATTTACTATATCACATTGAAAGGAGTGTTAGCATAGtttacatgcacacatacagcATAGTGACACTCAAGCACAGTTACTCATAAATGAAACGTGTGTCGGCAGCTGAAGATTTAACGGTTATACAGACTAAAGCAACAACAGATTGAGAtgataaattaaacaaacatggaCAGACATAACAGGAATTTAAAAAGCAGGTTTCTAAGAGAAGGGCAACTGTAAAGAATAGGTAGAACCTCCACTGGCTAGGTACACAACTGCACAATAACGTATTTGCATGCATTCATGAGTTACTTGCATTTCTATTGTACTTGTGATAATGCATGGACAGATTATTTACTGTAAACCAAGTCATGAAGACTGCCTTTGCCCAGATTAAacacaaaattaataaaataacttattGGCCAGAATATATTATATATCACAAAATAATTAGGACTTTACCTAcattaaagattttaaaaagttCATTTAGAAGTCAGACCACTCCTGATGTGTATTCTCCTGCTCTAATAACTTATTAAATGTACAAGGCATGGTACAGAATAGGGTGCACATGCCTGAGGCTTAGGCTGTACAAACAAAAGTTGCCACCGGCATGAAAACCAGAACCCATTTTCTCCACGCAGCGGGGAAGATGCTAGGTGTGTTCAATAACAATCCTGCACAAACCTGCCTTGAGAACAATTGGATACATTTTTGCCATACTTGCTTAGCTTTGACAGAGATGCCTTGTCCTGCACAATTATGTCAGAAACAAGCCACAATGTTAAAGCAAGTCTACATAACTCTGTCTTTCATTATATACTTCCAGTGTATTATGGATTTTTGCATTACCACCTGCAGGCTGATTTATTTTAACTTCCTATTTCAGTTCCTATTGGTTACGCCCAGTCTGGCAAATAAACCCTCCTTGCTGTCAAAAACCTGTCTGTCGAGTATTAATTACCAGTATAGTTCTGTATGAAGAATGTTCAGCACAAGGCAAAAGAGAATGACTTGCCTGAGAAATCTGCCCATCAGATTTCATGTTAAGAAGCTGCCATTAAACCGATTGTACCCCCACCCTCACCCTTAAACATGCACAGAATCACTGtggttttcaatatatatatatatatatatatatatatatatatatatatatatatatattaaatagaaTATACAAAGCATTAGAAACACCAGGGGTATATTGTGGGATACGGAGATATAGACATGAGTGATTGTAATCACTGAGGAATGGTCATTTAAACCATTTGCTGACTGACCTGCCCGGTCGCTGTTACCCTACATCCTATGTTGATTGCAATGGCAGGCGTTTCTCCTTTGTTTTTGCTCAACTCTTGTATATTTCTCTGACGGAGGATAAGTCCAGCGTCACGTAGGTTTCGCGGTACAGACTTGCTCATGGTACCGGCGCAGGACCTCCAGTTGTCCCTGTCGAACGAGGATGTGAGGACGGACGGACGCCATGAAACTGCACGCCTGCTCGGGGCTCCAGCAGTGCAGCTGCAGggggaagacagacagacaatgaagCTGCGTCTTACTGTTCATCACAATTCAAATGCTTACAGCTGTAAAGACTGGAGAACAAGGGGggcttgactgaagtctttacaATCCTTAAAAGCAGTTGACAAACCCTGGCCAATACTgcaagcacagcacaacacagaaaCGAGAACCAGAGGACACAGGCCTATAACCTCCCCCCTAAGCAAATTGCCTGCTATGGAATATCGGGCACACAGTTGTAACTTAAGAGTCAGTGCAGACACttatttacacagagagtggtgaggctacggaatgggttaccaagccatgttatTGATACTGTACCATTGAGATCCTTGACAAAAGTCTGATCTACCAGGctctaggaaccggacgagcatcAATGTGCTGAAAAGCCTCATCTCGCTGTATGGAAAGCTGGGCTGTAGTAGCTGATGTGTTCTGTGCTCTGTACTCACCCTTATTAGATACGCAGCTACTAAAGTGGCACTGCGCGACCGGCCAGCCTTGCAGTGAACGTACACACTGTCTCCCTGCTCCTTGTGCTTCAGGGCAAAGTCGACTCCTTTGTGTAGATTTTCCAGACTGGGGACTCCGGTGAAGTCCACTGTGCTCAGACACAGCTGCTCCACTCCCACAGACTTCcactcctgaaacacagagagagagagagatatgcacatcaggggtggaaataagactccaattgcacagcagttccacccattccatgttttaatacaagcttgattagccacactgtATAGGCAACCAggtcaagtgtgtcttattaaactctaaGGTCTATCAGAATGAACACCCCTTAAGCCAGGGGTGTctaatcacagtcctggagggctattccactccaggtttaacaggtaaaatgacatCATTAACTACTGCAGGGTCTCATGAACCTTATGGGAAAGAAGAATGGCAATGGATATTTCAAATTAATCCAAAGGCGAGCAGTATCTTACCTGAGCAGTATTGCAAAAGTATTTAGTCTCATATTCTTCATTCATGGTAATAACGCCTTTCACGTTCTCTTTCTCCACCAGCTACGGGAAATTGAAGATTTAGAAATGAGAAAAAATAGCACGGTGCTAGTTTACTTCTTATCGCTGATAATCACCATTCAATAAACTGGATCATAAAATTGGGTGGGCAGCACCCAATTGACAGCAAACGTAGTATTTTCCTGCAGCTAAACGTCTCTCACTTTCACTTCTGAGTTTCAAAAACGAAACGTAGCACATCGACTATTCCGACAACTTTCACAATCCATTCACTTTTATCTACTTAACTGAATCTTTTCTAATTTTGAAATATAGTTCCCccctcaaaaaacaaacaaacctgttCTTAAACAATGACGATCAAAGCACTTTACAGCGTACACAATGTCAATTCACCCCAAAGTCAATACCTCTTGAGTCATTGATTTAAAAGGCAACGCTCCGAGAAGCACCGTTTGATCTATTCTGTCAAACCATCTCCTCGACGATATTTTCTCCATACAAACATTGTAAGCGAGGGTCGGATAAAACAGAAATCTCGCCGCCACACCTGCCATTTCAACGCCTTACcgtctaaaaatatatattaaaaaaaaaactaagaccACAACTTCGGAAGATTCACAGGAGCCACGTCTAGTGGCAGAGTGAAATCtagcagtgattttttttttaaagtgctcccTCTTGTGTATAGGGGGACTTATGACAGCTGTAAGAATGCTAGCTTGTTTAGTGGACTGGCAGCAAGTGTTCAGATGCTATGGTATTTCTTCTGTTGAGTTTTATGGCCTCCAAAAAAAGCAAGACTGCGATGCTATTTAAACCTAGAAGCTGTAAATAGGACAGGTTTTGATTGCCTGCTGCAATAGATCCAGGCAGGACTGAACATAGTTCACCTCAACTTAAACCTGTTGCCTGTTCGCTGACAGGACTGGTTacttttatactgtataatattcaCATTCCCGCATCTGAAATGCCCagcgcgcacacacagacacagcactggtGGAAGGTcgtcatttctttatttctttatttgttttttttactacctATGACTCACTCTTAGCTAAACATGCAGATAAGTTTAAGCAAAACTCAACCAGCTCACACATCGATAGGGAAAGCAATACTAAATGGTAGCCATAGCAACAGAGTAACTGGCACACCACAAAGTCAAAAATGGTGGTTTTCATATCCAAATGATTCGCAGGGGTAATAACCAAGGCAAACTTTTTTTCTACATATCGTTAGGTCCTCCAGACTTTATTTTAGAAGCTGGTGAAGCCCTTATATCCTGCTGCCACACTAGATGggcttcctgtgcagcaggtattaggaccccacctgAAGGAGGGTGTGAAGCTCAGGTGGGATGTTAATACTTGCTGCACAGGCAGTGAATCTATAGTGTGGTATCAGGATAAATGAGCTTCACTAGAAAGTGAAGGATAGATGGGGTTTGGACAAACTAAATCTAAAGAATGATAAAGGGGACTTGGAAGGAAGTTACTATGCTAATGAGAAGCCTGAAAACgtattttaaagctttggttattaCGTCAAATCAAAATGCGCAGAGATCCATCAAGAGCACTTTCATATCGCCCCAGGCTTGAGATGTGAGATTATTATGCTGTTCCAGTGCTGCAGACACCCAGCAGCCACAATGGGTGAAGCTGTGGTTGACTGGGAATTACAATGTGGCCAAACCTCCTTGACTTTAGCAAAATACCTTACTTATGAAATGAGCATTAACATTTCCAATGAAAATACAGAATAGAGGGTTCAACAAATCAGAAAATGAAGTCTGCCAGGCCAATTCATAAAAATGGATTGCACTGATAATAAGTAATCAATATCAAACGTAGGCCTAGTAGTCTGATAAAAaaggataaaggcgtctgccagataaataaaataataataataaaaataataataataataatacaacacagccAGGATATGCCACAGTTGCAGATTTTAGGAATTtcttttagagcattttacagcactggagaatcaCCCTTGATTGTACCACCCGCCTATCTTTAGTTATCCTGTGCATAACCCCTAAACAGAGGTGTTGATGCAATCCAAGGGAATTCCCTGgtcctgtaaaatgctctaacaaTCCCAGCGGGGTATAGGTTGGTTAAAACAACCCctaaaagacagacagacagaacatGTGTCAAAACTATTGTTTCACCATACCATGCAACTGGACATTTACACATAATTTACAAAGCTTCCCCatataaatataaacagaaaacagtATTCCTTCAAAAAACCTGCATCATTTTTGACATTGGTCAGAAATTGTAATGCATTGCCAACCACCCGTACTGTCTAGCAAAGGGTCCAGAACTCAATGCCAAACCAGCTGAGGATGTGTCTGTGTCATTAgtgtaacattattatttatttcttagcagacaattaTTACTGTATCACTTTTGACCTAATTTCTCAGGCAGTAAAAATAAACTAACAATTAAATTTAATGACTCTCATAAGTCACGTGTCGACACGATAACGTGCCAAAACCTTGCTTTGGAATGCTAGCTACTtctaatgtttacattttttaaataaacagtctATGAACCACGGCGTCTACCCTTAATTTTGCATCTGAAATTAATAAAGATAAACAGGCAAAACAGcacaaatgaaatgaaacaccatatatttattatatataaaaaaaaaaaaaaaaaaaaaaaaaaaaaaaaaaaaagtttggtcgCTACCATGATGTACAACCGAGGGGAGTTCGGTCTTTAAATGGGTATGTTATAAAAAGTTATCTGAAACTGAACTCAAGGCGTGAATAAATTattagaaattatttatttatctaataAAGATCTTTCAGACTTTAGTTTTTTGAGTGGGCAGTTTATATGacgttttgttgaaaaaaaaaaaaaagattcagtttcaCCCCGCTGTAAGAATCGTTTGGTAAATGCAGGAAAAGCAGCCATTTTGCAAAGTGAGAGTCTCCTTGCTGGTTGTGTTGCAGAGGGTGTGATACTGTCgaaagaaattgaaaaaagaaGTGAGCGAAAGACGCCGACTGGACTTAAATATTAATTGTGGGGTTCGTGAAACATCAGCTTATCAGGTATGCTTATTGTTTTTGTAACTTAGTTTTTGATTAACGATTGTTTACCGGATTGCAAAATAAACCTCAGTGTTATACGGCGTGTACTTATAATATAAGTGTGTTTTTATGCATTTCCAAGTTTTTATGACGTTGTGTTTATTAATTAAGGAATTCCACTGAAGTGTCAGCATAGTGGATGTTAGTTTACGTATTGCATTAACTCCCAGGCATGACTTGCAGTACTTCTCTGGCGTGTATGTCGTGAAAGCCACATGATGATGTTCTTAAGTTTTACAATTGAACAATGAACCTAACCCCTTATTTAAATCTCGTTTtagattttaaagtgttttgtaaAACAGCTTGATTGTTCATCTTAACAGTTTATGCCGTGGTTTGCAATGTGGTGATCTGGCGTTTTCTTTTAGTTAGCGGTGTTTTTTCCCTCCTCCAGCACCATATGTTACGGTCCACGAAAGTGTTACCCGTCTGTGTTTTGTGGCCGCGTtagatatattttacattattatcgGTTAAtgattttgtcaaaatgtgtctaGTTACTGACATCGCCCCGCGTTTTTGTTACGATTTTTGcgtgtttaatttaaattcaacacgggGAAGGGAACCCAGTTTTGCAAAAGTTTAGTTACGAGGTGTGGACGATTGAGGCCTATGTCAGTGTTATTGATAATGCAATTGCGGTTTTATTtgccccgcccctcccccttaCGGTTACACACTTTCTATTTATCAGTATCGCAGTTTGTGCATTTGTGCATCGCATGAGTTAAAAGCATATATGGATTGAGGTGTGTGTTACAGAGTAAACAACAGCACAAAACTCAATGTGGCGGGTAACGTCTGTACAGTAGTTAGTACGACAAGGACACAATACGAACCAAGCGAACACACATTGGTGACCTGTGTTTATAACCAGAACAAAACTATTAAATCTCGGTGGACTATATGGAAGACCTGGTTCGATACAGGCACTTAAAAAACCCTGAACAGATTGCTCATCTAGCGGTCATACTGTAGAAAGGTTAGACGGCATGGgtggaataagactcctattgcatagcagcttcgcCCAATCCAGATTTTAcaacgagcttgattagccacagtgtagaggtaacattAACAAGCTCATGGCTGTCTTAAACACATAGTAAAAAGAgaaatggatcaaagtgctatgcagcgggagtcttattttcaaccCTGTGCATGCATGCTTGTCAGATTTGCATTAAACTTGTAAATTGTATTTTTGAGGGGGTTAGGTggtaatacatttataatatactctgtgtgtgtgtgtatatatgtgtgtatatatatatatatatatatatacacacacagtgtaaGCTATATTAAgtaatatttaataattaaattctgcTTTTAATATTTACTGTGTGAAGTTTGAAAATtcctaattgtgtgtgtgtgtgtgtgtgtgtatatatatatatatatatatatatatatatatatatacacacacacacacacacacacacacacacacacacaattaggaATTTTCAAACTTCACACAGTAAATATTAAAAGCAGAACTTAAATGAAGAGAAAAGATCATGCTGCTTGGGTTTCATTTTTAGTACTATTCCACCGAAAGCTAAAAAGGAACTGTTTTTACTTCCTCTTTTCTGCCTTCCTTTTACTGTGTGATATACAATACATTATCactttacatttatttgtatgtCAGTACTTTTAAACCTTGCAATTCATATTAAACTATAATATAGCTTACACTGTGTTTTATGTACTGTCTATGAACATTCCACTTTCCATAACATTGcttgtatgtattatatatatatatatatattttaagtgtgTAGTAATGAACACCTTGTTGTAACTGCTTTAGTAGGAATTGGTACAAGTAGTTCAGGATTGAGTTTCCTTCAGAAGTTCAGGTCAGTAAAACTAGTAAAGTTCATGGCACACAGTGTCATCATGTAGCCCTGCCATATAGTTCAGCTTGCTCATCATGTGGATAATTGATCTGCATTGCTGTAAGGTGAACTCGGTTACAGATTGGAAAAGGCCTGCTGCTACTGTAACCAAATAATCttgaaacatttctgtttatacAGAGCAGAGGAAATTAAGAAACACCGattttcaatctttatttagCTTCAGGGTTATCGCAaagcagcaaaatcttaaaagaaaacaacagtaTAATTTACAACAAGAAATAGTTTTTTCTTAATAAGCAGAGTTGTTTTTCAAGCAGTGGCATGGAGACATCATGGGGTTATGTGAGTGTGATTGTTGCCATGGAACTGTGCCTTCGCTGTGCAAGGGTCTCTCTATTTTTGGGTCTTGGTAACAAAGAGCTCACACATGGTCTAATGGAGGAAGAAGTGGATGTCTTCATTATACTGTGAGAAAATGGTAGACAGTAGATATTGAATATTActgcaataaacatattttaccCCTGCCACAAAAGCACTTAATTGACCATTAGACTATGAATGGTGTGGACGCCTACTGCGTAGTTCTGTGATATTGTCCCAAAGGTGCAAGCCTAAAACGAGAAGCAATTATTAGCTATTCAGTTTCCATATTCATACCAGGTCCCTTCTGAATCAAGAAAATAATTATGCTGTAAACGTGTAATTGCTTCTTGAAGACTGGACAGCACAGAGAACAGAAATCCTAATTAACAGCTGCCAGCGTTACAGAAGATTCAACCAAGATAAAAGCCGTGTGATGCATGCAGTACAGTACCACAGAATGACTTCTGCTTGCCTAATGTCTGTGTTGTAGGGCTATGCCAGTATGCTTTTCAGGAGCtgct is a genomic window containing:
- the LOC117434672 gene encoding phosphatidylglycerophosphatase and protein-tyrosine phosphatase 1-like, whose translation is MAGVAARFLFYPTLAYNVCMEKISSRRWFDRIDQTVLLGALPFKSMTQELVEKENVKGVITMNEEYETKYFCNTAQEWKSVGVEQLCLSTVDFTGVPSLENLHKGVDFALKHKEQGDSVYVHCKAGRSRSATLVAAYLIRLHCWSPEQACSFMASVRPHILVRQGQLEVLRRYHEQVCTAKPT